The Anaerobaca lacustris sequence ATCACCCTGCCGCTCTTCGATCGGACCATCCGCCCGAACATCGAGGTGCAGTCGGCCCTTCAGGAGCAGGCCCTGATCCGGTACGAGGCGGCCGTTCTGACGTGCCTGGAAGAAGTCGAGAATGCCCTGGTCGCCTACGGTCAGGAGTTACAGCGACGAGAGAACCTGCGAGAGGCAATGGAGGCGGCCCAGTCCGCGGCGACGCTGGCGCAGTACAAGTATCAGGCGGGCCTGACCGATTTCGGCAACGTGCTGGAGGCGGAGCGTTCGCTGCTGTCGTTCCAGGACCAGTTGCGTCAGAGCGACGGGGCCGTGACATCGAACGTGATCCGCCTGTACAAGGCCCTCGGCGGCGGATGGACCCCGATGACAGCGGTCGCGGCGACACAAGGGCCGGCCGAACCACTCTAACATCTGGAGACCCCATATGAGTGCGAAATCGCATGCACCATCGGACATTGCCAAGACCCTCGGCGTAGACCACACCGCCAAGCGCGGCCGACACCTGAAGCGCTGGGTCATTATCATCCTGTTGGCCGTAGCGGCGCTGGCGTTCCTGGCCATGCGAAAAGGCTCCGGCCAGACGATGCAGTACGAGACACAGCAGGCCCGCCGAGGCGATCTGGTCGTCCTCGTGACTGCCACCGGGACGCTGGAGCCGACCAACCAGGTTGAGGTGGGCAGCGAGATCTCCGGCATCGCCAAGAGCGTCGAGGCCGACTACAACGACGAGGTCAAGGTCGGCCATGTGCTGGCCCGGCTCGACACGTCCAAGCTCGATGCGCAGGAGACGCAGCACAAGGCCGCCCTGGAAGCCGCCAAGGCCAGGGTCCTGCAGGCCCAGGCGACGCTTCGCGAGACCACCAACAAACTCGCCCAGCTTCAGCGCGTGCGGGAGCTGAGCGATGGCAAGGTGCCCTCGCAGACCGAACTCGATGCGGCCGAAGCGGCGTTCGAACGGGCCAAGGCCGACGACGCCAATGTCAAGGCGGCGGTCGCCCAGGCCCAGGCCACCCTCGAAGCGACGCAGACGGACATCGCCAAGGCGGTCATCCGCTCGCCGATCAACGGGGTCGTGCTGACCCGCAGCATCGAGCCGGGCCAGACCGTGGCGGCCGCGTTCCAGGCCCCGGTCCTGTTCACGCTGGCCGAAGACCTGACGCAGATGGAGCTGCGCGTCAACGTCGACGAGGCGGACATCGGGCAGGTGAAGGAAGGCCAGGACGCCGAGTTCACCGTGGCCGCCTACCTCGACCGGATCTTCCAGGCCCGGATCGTGCAGACCCGCTTCGGGCCCAAGACCGTGGACGGCGTGGTCACCTACGAGACCGTGCTGAAAGTGGACAACGCGGACCTGTCGCTGCGTCCCGGCATGACCGCGACCGCGAACATCACGGTCCAGCAGGTGGCCGACGCGCTGCTGATCCCCAACTCCGCGCTGCGTTTCTCGCCACCGGTCCAGGAGCAGACACGGCGTCGCGGTCTGGCTATGCTGCTGCCCGGTCCCCCTCGGCAGGCTTCGTCGGGGGAGATCGTGGATACGAGCAAACGGCAGCAGACCGTGTGGGTCTTGCAGGACGGCCGGCCCGTGGCGGTGCCCGTGACCATCGGGGCCTCGGACGGGATCATGACGCAAATCGTCTCGGGCGAAATCCAGCCGGATACACCTCTGATCGTCGATACAATGAGCGCAGGGAGATAAGCATGGTCGCCTCTACTCAAACGAATGGCACGCCCCTGATCGAGCTCCAGGGCGTCACCAAGGTCTATGGCGAGGGCCAGGCGGCCATGCGGGCCCTGGCCGGGATCGATCTGCGAATCGAGCAAGGCGACTTCGTAGCGATCATGGGTCACAGCGGCTCGGGCAAGTCCACCTGCCTGAATATCCTCGGATGTCTGGATTCGCCCACCGGCGGGTCCTATCGCTTCCAGGGCGTCGAGGTCTCGCAACTGACCCGCGACCAGCGGGCGAAGCTGCGCCGCTACTACCTGGGGTTCGTTTTCCAGGGCTACAACCTCCTGAAGCGCACCACGGCGATCGAGAATGTCGAACTGCCGTTGATCTATCGCGGCGTGCCGGCGCGAGAACGCCATCAGATCGCGCGTCGGACCCTGGCGGCGGTCGGGCTGGAAGGCTGGGAATCGCACAGCCCCAGCGAGCTGTCCGGCGGCCAGCAGCAGCGCGTGGCCATTGCCCGCGCGATCATTGCCGATCCATCGGTCCTCATGGCCGACGAGCCCACGGGCAACCTGGACACCGCCCGCAGCGAGGAAATCATGGACCTTCTGTGTCGGCTGAATCGCGAGGCCGGCATCACCATCGTCATGGTCACGCACGAAGCGGACATGGCCGAGTACGCCAGGCGAATCGTTCACTTCAAGGACGGCCGGATCGAGTCGGACAAGCAGAATGGGAGGACGAACTGATGCTCTGGAATACGCTGCTGCTGGCCCTGCGAGAGATCCGACGCAACGTCATGCGGTCCTTCCTGACGGTGCTGGGCATCGTCATCGGCGTGGCTTCCGTGATCACCATGGTGACCTTGGGCAACGGCGCCACCCAACACGTGACCACCCAGATCGCCAGTATGGGCAGCAACCTCCTGATGGTCACGCCGGGCCGACGCATGGGCCCGGGCCAACAGGGCATGGCGCCCGCCTTCAAGGGCGAGGATGCCCAGGCCATCGCCCGCGAGATCGGGTCGGTCTCGGCGGTAGCACCCGTATCCACGGGAGCGGCCACCGCCATCTTCGGCAACGAGAACTGGTCCACCTCGGTCACGGGGACCACCAGTGAGTTCATCGCTCTGCGCAACATGGCTCTCGATAGTGGACGCAACTTCACCACCAGCGAAGCGCATGCGGGCGCCGCCGTCTGCATCGTGGGCCAGACCGTCCGAGAGAAGCTCTTCGGCAGTCAGGATCCCGTCGGCCAGCGGATCCGCCTGGGCTCCCTGTCGTTTCAGGTCATCGGTCTTCTGGCGGCCAAGGGCCAGAGCATGGGCCAGGACCAGGACGACCTCGTCATCGTGCCCTTGCGCACCTTCCAGCGGCGGATCTCGGGCAACCAGGACGTCCGCCTGATCCAGGTCTCCGTCCGCGACGGCGCCTCGACGGAGAAGGCACAACAGGACATTCGACTGCTTCTGCGGGACCGTCGCCGACTGGCCGCAGGCGAGGAAGACAACTTCCAGGTGATGGACACCAAGGAAATCAGCACGATGCTCACCGGGGCAACACAGGTGCTCACCGGCCTGCTCGGCGCCGTCGCCGCCGTCAGTCTGGTGGTCGGCGGGATCGGCATTATGAACATCATGCTCGTCTCCGTCACCGAGCGGACGCGCGAGATCGGCACCCGGTTGGCCATCGGCGCGATGGAGCGCGAGGTGCTCTTGCAGTTCCTGGTCGAGGCGGTGGCGCTGTCGTCGCTGGGCGGACTGTTCGGAATCCTGCTGGGCCTGGGTGCGTCGTTCGGCCTCAAGAGCGTCCTGCAGGTCCCCTTCGTTTTCGATCCGGGCATCGCGATCATCGCCTTTTTGTTCTCGGCGGCGGTGGGTGTGGTCTTCGGCTACTTCCCCGCCCTCAAGGCCGCCCGTCTCGATCCCATCGACGCCCTGCGCCACGAATGACGGTGTCGCACCGGTGCATCGGGTTTGTGCGGGGTGTTGCCGGGCTCTAAAACGCCTCCTTTGTGGAAGGCATATCGAGAACCTCTGAACTCTCTCGGTCTTCGGTACGATAGATATAGCGGGCAGAGAACATGCCCACGCGTGAATGGAATCCGTGGGAAGGACACAGTGCGATGACGGACGAGGCCAAGACACGTGACAATTCGAGTTTGCCGGACAAGGGAGCCATTGAAGCCGGAAAGGTCATCACCGCCGGTCTGCTCAAACACGTCCCCGCGATCGTTGAATCGTGCGGAGCGACCGCCTTGTTCGTTTATGTCGATGCTCTGGATGATCCGCGACTTGACCTGGATCTTCCCGTGAAGGCCAAGGTTTTCTATGTGAGCAAGGAGCGAACCGACGAGGCCGCCTCAGAGTGCTTGCACTGCCTGCGTGTGCCCGACGTGCCACTGACCCGCATCGGGCGGGTGAAGATCGCCATCTTCCTGGCCCTTTCCAGGGGGTTGGTCAAGCACAAGGATCGCATCGTGTTTCTTTCGGGACTTGCGGCGAGCAAGACGCTCGATACGGTCATCGTCACGGAGGTGGGACGGGAGTATGAGTTCTTCTCCTCGGGCATGGATCTCACGGACGCCCCCCCAAAAGTGTTGCCCGAGGTCATCGAACGGGTGATCGATATCGCTTCGGAATTGGGCAGCGAGGGGCGAGAGGGCAAGGGGGTCGGCGCCATGTTTGTCGTCGGGGATACCGACTGTGTGATCCCCTTGACGCGTCAGCTCGTGCTCAACCCCTTCAAGGGCTATCTTCCGAGCGAGCGGAACATTCTTGACTATTCGCTGGAGGAGACCGTCAAGGAACTGGCTACCCTGGACGGGGCGTTCATCGTGCGGGGCGACGGAGTGATCGAGACCTGCGGCGCCTACGTCCGGACGGCCAGCCAGGAGGAGTTCGAACTGCCGCGCGGGTTGGGTTCGCGCCATCACGCCGCGGCGGCCATCACGGCCGTGACGGGCTCCCTGGCCGTAACGGTCAGCGAATCGACAGGGTCCGTCACCATCTTTCGGGCCGGACGGATCATCACCGAGATCGAGAAACCTCGGAGCACGGGCCAGAAACGCATGCTCTCCCTCATTCGCCATCGCAAGGCGAAGAAGACCTCCACGGATTCGTAGTCGGTCGCGGCGGGTTCGAGGCCTGAGGCCGGCGTGGTCCTATATTCTGCGGCTTGGCGTGTGATCCTCGCGTCATCTGGACCGTTCTGTGCTGTATTGCTTCGCCACAAAACACTGTCATACAAAGACTTAAAACCTGCGGCATTCCGCGTCAGTCTAAATGTGACAGAAATAACAACAAATGCCTTGACCTGTGCTTATGTCTTGCAGATAATGTCGCATGTTGTCTCATGTGGTGGTTAATATAGAACGTGTGCCTCGGTAGCGTGTGAGGCGGATAGCACAAACTCTTCGCATCCGGGTTGAAAGCTATGGCCAATAGAAGCTGCATCATCAGGCTGTCCAGGTACAAGAATGCGCTGAACCGGTTGAAGACGCTGAACTTCGTACGTGTGTTCTCCGACAATCTTGCCGATGCGGCGGGGGTGACAGCGGCGCAAGTCCGCAAGGATTTCTCGCTTTTTGGCATTACGGGGAACCGTCGCGGCGGGTATAAGGTGGATGAGTTGAGCGACCAGCTCAACAAGATCCTGGGCAAGGACCAGCTCCAGGAGGTGGTCGTCATCGGCATGGGCAATATCGGCAAGGCTCTGTTCCACTATGGGGGGCTGGAGAAGAGCGGCATCAAAGTCGCCGCCGGCTTCGACATCGATCCGGTCAAGTTCGACAGAGACTCGTCTCAGCCTGTGTTGCCTCTGGAAGGCCTGGTCGATTTCGTCCGGGGTCACAACATCGTGCTGGGCGTCATCGCGGTGCCCGACTATGCGGCCCAGCAGGTCCTGGAGTTGATGCTGTCGGCCGGGATCCGGGGCGTGCTCAACTTCGCGCCGATCTGCCTGAAGGCGCCGGAAGGATGTATCGTCAACAACATCAATCTCGAGAGCGAGTTGGAAAACCTGATCTACTTCGTCAACGCCTTGGAAGACGGGAAATGACCCGATGCTGCCTCCGGTCTCCATCAAAACAAGGATCTTGATCTCATTCTTCGTCGTGGTTCTGACGCTTTCGGTGTCGATCGCGCTGCTCGGATACTACGTGATCGAGCACGACATCTTCAGACGAACCGAGCGAAAGGTGCTCAACGATTTGAAGGTCGCTCGGATGGTCTATACGGGCGAGATCGACCGAATCGGCCAGGGTCTGCGGCTGGTGCCTCCTGATGGAGATCTTGAGGAACTGCGGCATCGGCTCGATCTGCACTACCTGCGGTATGTCCCGGCGGCGGCGTTCGCGAGCCTCCGCAGCGATCTGGCGCGGCTTGCGGCGGCGGATGGACGGGCCCGGGGAGGGACCCGAAGGATGTCGCCCGAGGAGCTGGACTTGCTGCCGGGTGACTTCGCGGGCAAGCGTCGCATTCAGATCAAGGCCACCCCGATGGCCGGGCCCACGGAGCGGGAGGTCCTCGATTACGTCATGGCCAAGGAATATGTGGTGCCGGTGACAGGCGAGGCGGGTCGGGTTGACGGTGTCCTCTACGGCGGGCGCATCGTCAATCGCGACTACACGTTCGTCGACCGCATCCGCGACCTGGTCTACAGCAGGGAGCTGTACCGGGGCAAACCGGTCGGCACCGTGACCATCTTCCAGGACGATGTCAGGATCTCGACGAATGTGCTCGACGAAAACGGGCAGCGGGCGATCGGAACGAGGGTTTCGGCGCAGGTTTATGAGAAGGTGGTCAAGGAAGGACAGGTCTGGCATGACAGGGCATTTGTCGTGACGGACTGGTACAAAACGGCGTACGAGCCGATCAGGGACATCGAAGGCGAGGTCATCGGCATTCTCTATGTTGGTACGCTGGAGCAGCCGTTCAGCGACACGGCCCGCCAGATCCTGCTGATCTTCCTGGCCGCCGTTGGGGCGGCGACCGTCATTGCGGTGCTGTTCTCGTTCGTCCTGGCCGGTGCGCTGTCGAAGCCCCTGACACAGGTGGTCCACGCCAGCGAGTGCCTGGCCTCGGGCGACTGGGGCTGCCAGGTGAATGCGAACACCTCGATCAAGGATATCAACAGCATGGCCGAGGCCTTCAATGCGATGGCCATCGGCTTGAAGGAACGCCAGGAGAGCCTGCGGGTTTCCAACGAGAAACTGGCGGCGATGAACAAGAGCTACGTGGACCTCATCGGGTTCGTCGCCCACGAACTGAAGGGGATCCTGGCCTCGGCGGTGATGAACGCCTACGCCGTGCGCGATGGCTATCTCGGCATGGTCAATTTCAAACAGCGCAAGGCCCTCGATTCGGTCGCACGGAACCTGGATTACCTCGATGCGACCGTCAAGAAGTTCCTGAACCTCGGGCGGGTCGAGCGAGGCGAGCTCGAAGTGCACAAGACGACGCTCAATCTGAAGAAGGACGTGTTCGACGCTTCGATGCATTCGCTGGCGGCGATTTCTCTGCGTAAGAAGCTGGATATCTCGAACGAGATCGACCCGAGTCTGGACGTTCAGGCCGACGCCGACCTGATGCAGATCGTGGCCAACAATCTCGTGAGCAACGCGATCAAATACAGTCCCGACGCCGGGCGGATCAGCGTGACGGCGCGGCCGATCAACGGCAAGGTCGAAGTCGACGTGTACAACGATTCGACGCCCATCAGCGAGGAACAAAGGGCCCGGCTGTTCCAGAAGTTCTCGCGGCTGGACAGCCCGGAAACCAAGAAAGTCAAAGGCACCGGATTGGGCCTGTACATCACCAAGCAGATTATCGAGCGGCACGGCGGCAGCATCCGGGTCGAGCCTCGAGAACACGGCAACTCGTTCGTTTTTCAGATCGAAAGGAACTGACACAATGCCGACTCCATTGGACCTCATCAAGAAGAAACGGGCCGAAGCGGTCAGTCGGATCATCGGCAAGGGGTATCTCTCGACCAAGCGCGTCTACATCGGGATGGCCACGTGCGAGATCGCGGCCGGATCCAAGGACGTCATGGAGGTCTTCCAGAAGGCGATCAGTCTCGGATTGACGGACGTTTACCTCAGCCAGAAGGGCTGCGCCGGGCGATGCAACCTCGAACCAACCGTCGAGGTGATCGAATCGGGCAAGAGTCCCGTCAAGTACGGCAAGGTGGACAAGGACAGGGCGATCCAGATCATCGAACGACACCTCAAGAACGGCCAGGTCATTCAAGAGTGGGTCATTGACTAAGTACGAAGGGAACCTGCGGTGGCTACAACCTACGGAATCATTGTGTGTGACGGCACTCCGTGCATCAACAGCGGGGCGCGAACGCTGACCTCGGCGTTGCAGGAGCAACTGGACCGGCACGGCCTGCGCGATCGGGTGACCATCAGCCTGTCGGGCTGTCTGGGGATGTGCGACAAGGGCCCGATCCTGGTGGTCAATCCGGGCTATACGATCTACGGCCACGTGACCGAAGCGGATATCCCCGAAATCATCGAGGAGCATCTGGTGCACGGCCGACCCCTGGCGCGACTGGCGATCCAGGAGGACCATCTGTACAACCGTTTCTTTCGCGTGTTCGGGGACGAGAAGTTCTTCGGCAAGCAGATGCGCATTGCGCTTCGCAACTGCGGGATCATCGACCCGGAGAACATCGACGACTACCTTTCGCTTCGCGGCTTCGAGGCGCTGGCCAAGGCGCTCACGGAACTGACGCCGGAGCAGGTGGTGGCGGAGGTCGAGAAGTCCGGCCTGCGGGGTCGCGGCGGCGCCGGCTTTCCGACCGGATTGAAGTGGAAGTTCACCGCCGCACAGAAGGCCACGCCCAAGTACGTCATCTGCAACGCCGACGAAGGCGACCCGGGCGCCTTCATGGACCGCAGCGCCATCGAGGGCGATCCGCATACGGTCGTTGAAGGCATGGTCATCGGCGGCTATGCCGTCGGCGCCAGCAAAGGGATCGTGTATATCCGAGCCGAGTATCCCCTGGCGATCCGACGCATCACCAAAGCGGTCGAGGATGCCCGAGCCCACGGTCTGCTCGGCGAGAACATCCTGGGTTCGGACTTCTCGTTCGACATCGAGATCCGGCTCGGCGCCGGCGCCTTCGTCTGCGGCGAAGAAACCGCGTTGATTCACTCGATCGAAGGGGCGCGCGGCATGCCTCGTCCCCGCCCGCCATATCCGTCGGTCCAGGGCCTTTTCGGCCGGCCGACGCTTATCAACAACGTCGAGACGTGGGCCAATATCCCCGTCATTCTCCTCGACGGCGCCAACTGGTTCCGTACGGTTGGGACCGAGAACAGCAAGGGGACGAAAGTCTTCGCGCTGGCGGGCAAGGTTGTCAATACGGGCCTGATCGAGGTGCCGATGGGCACGACGCTGCGCGAGATCATCTACGAGGTGGGAGGGGGCATCCCTGACGGCAAGAAGTTCAAGGCCGTTCAGACGGGCGGTCCGTCCGGCGGCTGTTTGCCCGAGGGGTATCTCGACACGTCCATCGACTACGATTCGCTGGCGCGGGCCGGCTCGATCATGGGCTCCGGCGGCATGATCGTCATCGACGAAGACTCGTGCATGGTCGATATCGCGAAGTTCTTTCTCGAGTTCACGCAGAACGAATCGTGCGGCAAGTGCACGCCGTGCCGCGAAGGCACCAAACGAATGCTCGAGATCCTCACGCGGATCACCGAGGGCCAGGGCCGCCCCGGCGACGTCGAGAAGCTCGAACGGTTGGGAGACACCATCCAGAAGGCGTCGCTCTGCGGGCTGGGCCAGTCGGCGCCGAATCCGGTCCTGAGTACGATCAAGAACTTCCGCGAGGAATACGAAGAGCACATCCACGAGAAGCGATGCCGCGCCAGGGCCTGCACGAACCTCGTGACCTATCAGATCACCGAGAAGTGCGTCGGCTGCGGCGCCTGCCGAAGGGTGTGCCCGGTGGCAGCCATCACCGGCGCGGCGAAGAAGCTGCACGTCATCGATCAGGACAAATGCGTCAAGTGCGGGATGTGCTTCAACACCTGCAAGTTTGACGCCATTGCGAAGGTTTGAGGATTCCACATGGACAACAGCAAGATCACCATCACGATCAACAATCAGCCGTACAAGGTCGATCCGGGGCAGACGGTGATGCAGGCGGCCGATCAGTGCGGATACCGCATCCCCCGCTTGTGCTATCATCCCAAGCTGTCGATCGAAGGGGCGTGTCGCGTTTGCATCGTCCAGATCGAGGGCGTCCGGAACTATGTGGCGTCCTGCGCCTATCCTGTGGCGGACGGCATGAAGGTCCACACCAACACCAAGGAACTGCGCCGGGCCCGACGGGACATCGTCGAGCTGCTGCTCGACAACCATCCGATGGACTGCCACACCTGCGACCGGGACAGCAACTGCGAATTGCAGCGACTGGCCTACTCGATGGGCATTCGCCAGCGGCATTTTGAAGGGGAGCGCAAACACTACGAGATCGACCTGTCCTCGACCAGTGTCGTTCGCAACCCGGACAAATGCATCCTTTGCGGGCGCTGCGTCCGCATGTGCTCGGAAATCCAAGGCGTCCACTGCCTGACGCAGGCCCATCGGGGGTTCAATACGGTCGTCATGCCGGCCTACAATCTGCCGTTTGCCGAGACCGTGTGCACAACCTGCGGCCAGTGCATCAACGTCTGCCCGACGGCCTCGTTTGTGGAGAAGAACTACACCCAGGACCTGTTCGAGAAGCTCAACGATCCGGACCTGATCACGGTTGCACAGGTTGCGCCGTCGGTTCGCGCCGCCATCGGCGAAGGTTTCGGCCTGCCGCCCGGACGCAACATGGAGGGCCAGATCGCCGCAACGCTGCGGCACATGGGCTTCAACTACGTTTTCGACACGCAATTCTCGGCCGATCTGACCATCATGGAGGAAGCCAGCGAATTCCTCGAACGCGTTCAGTCCAAGGGCCCGCTGCCCCTGATCACCTCGTGCTCCAGCGCCTGGATGAAGTACTTGGAGCAGTTCTATCCCGACCTGATCGAGAACATCTCGACGGCCAAGTCGCCGATGTCGATGGCCTCGGCGATGATCAAGACGTACTTTGCCGAGAAGATCAAGGTCGATCCGCAGAAGATCCTCAGCGTGGCGTTCATGTGCTGCACGGCCAAGAAGTACGAGGCGGCCCGGCCGGAGCTGGACGTGCGCGGGATGCGGGCGACCGACATCGTCATCACCACGCGCGAGCTGGCCTGGATGGCCAAATCGGCCGGCATCGACTTCGTCAACATCAAGCCGGAGAAGTTCGACGAGCCGCTGGGACTCTCCTCCGGCGCCGGCGCCATCTTCGGCGTCACCGGCGGCGTGATGGAGGCCGCGATTCGTACGGCCTACGAACTCTGTACCGGCGAAACGCTGATCGACATCGAGTTGAACGATATTCGCGGCTTCAAAGGCATCAAGGAGGCCAAGGTCGTCCTCGACGGCCAGGAACTGCGCATCGCCGTCGCGCATGGGCTGGGCAACGCCCACGAGGTGCTCGAGATGGTTCGCAAGGACCGCAGCCGGTTCCACTTCGTCGAGGTGATGGGATGCCCCGGCGGGTGCATCGGCGGCGGCGGCCAGCCCTATGCGACCGCCAACTCGATTCCGTTGGATGAGGAATGCCTCAGACTGCGCGCCCAAGCACTCTACGGCCTGGATCGCGAGAAGACGATTCGTCGCAGCCATGAGAACCCGGACGTGCAGCGGCTGTACCGGGAATTCCTGGGGCGGCCGCTCAGCGAGAAGTCGCACGAGTTGCTCCACACGCATTACAAGGCGCACCTGCCGAAGGGGATCGTCTCGCCCAATCTCAAGGTGGTCTAAGGGGGTGGTTTTGTGACGACAGTTGCATTCAACAACAACACAACGGCCAGCGTGGCCGATTGGATCAAAGACCGGATCAAGCCGGAGCAGATCGAGAAGTATCTCGACGACGGGCGATGCTTTATCGACGCCGAGGCCATCGAACGGGCTCTGGATGCCAACAGGAAGCCCGATCCGAAGCGGGTCAGAGACATTGTGCAGAAGTCTCTGGCCATCGAGACGCTGACGCCGGAGGAGACGGCGTGCCTGATCCACGTGGACGATCCCGAACTGCTCGCCGAGATGCGGCAGGCAGCGCAGGCGGTCAAGATCAAGGTCTACGACAATCGCATCGTAACATTTGCGCCGTTGTATCTGGGCAATCTGTGCGTCAACAACTGCGCGTACTGCGGTTTCCGCAGCAGCAACGGCTCGGAACATCGCCGCGTGCTGACGCTCGACGAGGTCCGGCGGGAGATCGAAGTCCTGGCCGGGCAGATCGGCCACAAGCGGCTGATCGTCGTCTACGGCGAACACCCGGCCACCGACGTTCAGTACATCGCCTCGACACTCCAGGCGATTGCAGATGTGAAGGTCAAGACACGGAGAGGCTGGGGCCAGATTCGCCGCTGCAACGTCAATGCGGCCCCGATGTCGGTCGAAGAGCTGGCCATGCTCAACGAGGTCGGCATCGGCACGTTCCAGGTGTTCCAGGAGACGTATCACCGACCGACCTACGAGCGGCTGCATCCGCAGAACACCATCAAGGGCAACTACCTTTGGCGGCTTTATGCGATGCACCGCGCGATGGAGGCCGGCATCGACGACGTCGGGATCGCCCCGCTGCTCGGCCTCTACGACTGGCGGTTCGAGGTGATGGCGCTGCTGTATCACGCCATCGAACTCGAGGCGAAGTTCGGCATCGGGCCGCACACGATCTCGTTCCCGCGAATCGAGCCGGCGCACAACACGCCGTTGACCCAGAACCCGGGATATGCCGTCGGCGACGAGGAATTCAAGAAGCTGGTGACTGTCATCCGGCTGGCGGTTCCGTATACCGGCATGATCCTCACCGCACGGGAAGACGCCCAACTGCGGCGAGAGGTCCTGCCGCTGGGCTGCACCCAGACCGATGCATCGAGCCGGATCGGGATCGGCGGCTACGCCGATCTGATCGACGGCGATCAGCAGGGCGACCGCCAGCAGTTCCTTCTGGGCGACACCCGTTCGCTCGATACCGTGGTCCGGGAGTTGGCCGAGGCCGGCTGCATCACGTCCTTCTGCACCGCCGGCTATCGCTGCGGGCGAACCGGGCAGAAGATCATGGGACTGTTGCGGAGCGGCAAGGAAGGGCAGTTCTGCAAGCTCAACGCCGTCATCACATTCCGGGAATGGCTCGATGATTTCGGCAGTCCCGAGACGATTGCGGTCGGCGAGAAGGTGATCGCCCAAGAGATCGAGCAGGTCAGAGAGAAGATGCCGGAGATCTTTGACCAGTTCATGCGCTATTACGAGAAAACTCAGGCCGGCGATAGAGACCTGTATTTCTGACAAGAGTTCTGTAAAATGGAGGTTAGGCCTACATTGCTCAAGGAAATCGTTCTTCTGATTTCCTTGAGTGATTACGACAACAAACTACATCTGCAGGGTTACGGTTATGGGAGGAAAAATCAAGACACCGATTTTTCCTCCCATAAGTAGGCCTAACCTCCATTTTTCAGAACCCCAATTTCTGACAAGAGATTTGACGAGGACATTGG is a genomic window containing:
- a CDS encoding efflux RND transporter periplasmic adaptor subunit, with the translated sequence MSAKSHAPSDIAKTLGVDHTAKRGRHLKRWVIIILLAVAALAFLAMRKGSGQTMQYETQQARRGDLVVLVTATGTLEPTNQVEVGSEISGIAKSVEADYNDEVKVGHVLARLDTSKLDAQETQHKAALEAAKARVLQAQATLRETTNKLAQLQRVRELSDGKVPSQTELDAAEAAFERAKADDANVKAAVAQAQATLEATQTDIAKAVIRSPINGVVLTRSIEPGQTVAAAFQAPVLFTLAEDLTQMELRVNVDEADIGQVKEGQDAEFTVAAYLDRIFQARIVQTRFGPKTVDGVVTYETVLKVDNADLSLRPGMTATANITVQQVADALLIPNSALRFSPPVQEQTRRRGLAMLLPGPPRQASSGEIVDTSKRQQTVWVLQDGRPVAVPVTIGASDGIMTQIVSGEIQPDTPLIVDTMSAGR
- a CDS encoding ABC transporter ATP-binding protein — translated: MVASTQTNGTPLIELQGVTKVYGEGQAAMRALAGIDLRIEQGDFVAIMGHSGSGKSTCLNILGCLDSPTGGSYRFQGVEVSQLTRDQRAKLRRYYLGFVFQGYNLLKRTTAIENVELPLIYRGVPARERHQIARRTLAAVGLEGWESHSPSELSGGQQQRVAIARAIIADPSVLMADEPTGNLDTARSEEIMDLLCRLNREAGITIVMVTHEADMAEYARRIVHFKDGRIESDKQNGRTN
- a CDS encoding ABC transporter permease — its product is MLWNTLLLALREIRRNVMRSFLTVLGIVIGVASVITMVTLGNGATQHVTTQIASMGSNLLMVTPGRRMGPGQQGMAPAFKGEDAQAIAREIGSVSAVAPVSTGAATAIFGNENWSTSVTGTTSEFIALRNMALDSGRNFTTSEAHAGAAVCIVGQTVREKLFGSQDPVGQRIRLGSLSFQVIGLLAAKGQSMGQDQDDLVIVPLRTFQRRISGNQDVRLIQVSVRDGASTEKAQQDIRLLLRDRRRLAAGEEDNFQVMDTKEISTMLTGATQVLTGLLGAVAAVSLVVGGIGIMNIMLVSVTERTREIGTRLAIGAMEREVLLQFLVEAVALSSLGGLFGILLGLGASFGLKSVLQVPFVFDPGIAIIAFLFSAAVGVVFGYFPALKAARLDPIDALRHE
- a CDS encoding DNA integrity scanning protein DisA nucleotide-binding domain protein; amino-acid sequence: MTDEAKTRDNSSLPDKGAIEAGKVITAGLLKHVPAIVESCGATALFVYVDALDDPRLDLDLPVKAKVFYVSKERTDEAASECLHCLRVPDVPLTRIGRVKIAIFLALSRGLVKHKDRIVFLSGLAASKTLDTVIVTEVGREYEFFSSGMDLTDAPPKVLPEVIERVIDIASELGSEGREGKGVGAMFVVGDTDCVIPLTRQLVLNPFKGYLPSERNILDYSLEETVKELATLDGAFIVRGDGVIETCGAYVRTASQEEFELPRGLGSRHHAAAAITAVTGSLAVTVSESTGSVTIFRAGRIITEIEKPRSTGQKRMLSLIRHRKAKKTSTDS
- a CDS encoding redox-sensing transcriptional repressor Rex translates to MANRSCIIRLSRYKNALNRLKTLNFVRVFSDNLADAAGVTAAQVRKDFSLFGITGNRRGGYKVDELSDQLNKILGKDQLQEVVVIGMGNIGKALFHYGGLEKSGIKVAAGFDIDPVKFDRDSSQPVLPLEGLVDFVRGHNIVLGVIAVPDYAAQQVLELMLSAGIRGVLNFAPICLKAPEGCIVNNINLESELENLIYFVNALEDGK
- a CDS encoding cache domain-containing protein codes for the protein MISFFVVVLTLSVSIALLGYYVIEHDIFRRTERKVLNDLKVARMVYTGEIDRIGQGLRLVPPDGDLEELRHRLDLHYLRYVPAAAFASLRSDLARLAAADGRARGGTRRMSPEELDLLPGDFAGKRRIQIKATPMAGPTEREVLDYVMAKEYVVPVTGEAGRVDGVLYGGRIVNRDYTFVDRIRDLVYSRELYRGKPVGTVTIFQDDVRISTNVLDENGQRAIGTRVSAQVYEKVVKEGQVWHDRAFVVTDWYKTAYEPIRDIEGEVIGILYVGTLEQPFSDTARQILLIFLAAVGAATVIAVLFSFVLAGALSKPLTQVVHASECLASGDWGCQVNANTSIKDINSMAEAFNAMAIGLKERQESLRVSNEKLAAMNKSYVDLIGFVAHELKGILASAVMNAYAVRDGYLGMVNFKQRKALDSVARNLDYLDATVKKFLNLGRVERGELEVHKTTLNLKKDVFDASMHSLAAISLRKKLDISNEIDPSLDVQADADLMQIVANNLVSNAIKYSPDAGRISVTARPINGKVEVDVYNDSTPISEEQRARLFQKFSRLDSPETKKVKGTGLGLYITKQIIERHGGSIRVEPREHGNSFVFQIERN
- a CDS encoding (2Fe-2S) ferredoxin domain-containing protein, with the translated sequence MPTPLDLIKKKRAEAVSRIIGKGYLSTKRVYIGMATCEIAAGSKDVMEVFQKAISLGLTDVYLSQKGCAGRCNLEPTVEVIESGKSPVKYGKVDKDRAIQIIERHLKNGQVIQEWVID